A single genomic interval of Meleagris gallopavo isolate NT-WF06-2002-E0010 breed Aviagen turkey brand Nicholas breeding stock chromosome 6, Turkey_5.1, whole genome shotgun sequence harbors:
- the LOC100549777 gene encoding ATP-dependent 6-phosphofructokinase, platelet type encodes MVDGGDNIVEVSWESVSSILQVGGTVIGSARCKSFRTREGRLQAACNLVQRGITNLCVIGGDGSLTGANLFREEWSGLLEELAQKGKIDEEAVKKYAYLNIVGMVGSIDNDFCGTDMTIGTDSALHRIIEVVDAIMTTAQSHQRTFVLEVMGRHCGYLALVSALACGADWVFIPEYPPEEGWEDSMCVKLSENRARKKRLNIIIVAEGAIDCHNKPITSEKVKDLVVQRLGFDTRVTILGHVQRGGTPSAFDRILASRMGVEAVLALLEATPDTPACVVSLSGNQAVRLPLMECVQMTQEVQKAMDEGRFVEAVRLRGRSFENNLNTYKLLSQKKPDAELPKTNFNVAVLNVGAPAAGMNAAVRAAVRVGITEGHKMFAVIDGFEGFARGKVSIVLCIPSHSTILFMFLEVVFCGTLMRSDS; translated from the exons ATGGTTGATGGCGGTGATAATATTGTTGAAGTTTCTTGGGAAAGTGTATCCAGTATCCTGCAAGTG GGAGGTACAGTGATTGGTAGTGCACGCTGCAAATCCTTTCGTACCCGGGAGGGTCgcctgcaggcagcctgcaACTTGGTTCAGAGAGGAATCACTAATCTTTGTGTGATTGGTGGAGATGGTAGCTTAACTGGTGCCAATCTGTTCCGTGAAGAATGGAGTGGACTTCTAGAAGAACTGGCGCAGAAAG GAAAGATTGATGAAGAAGCTGTTAAGAAATATGCTTACCTTAACATTGTGGGAATGGTTGGGTCCATAGACAATGACTTCTGTGGTACTGATATGACCATAGGAACTGACTCAGCCTTGcacagaatcattgaagttGTGGATGCCATCATGACCACTGCACAAAG ccatCAGAGGACATTTGTTCTGGAGGTTATGGGGAGACACTGTGG GTATTTAGCTCTTGTCAGTGCCTTAGCTTGTGGTGCAGATTGGGTATTTATTCCTGAATACCCACCAGAGGAAGGATGGGAGGATTCAATGTGTGTTAAGCTTTCAGAG AACCGTGCACGAAAGAAAAGGCTGAATATTATTATCGTAGCTGAAGGTGCTATTGACTGCCACAACAAACCTATAACATCAGAGAAGGTTAAGGAT CTTGTGGTTCAGCGGCTTGGATTCGACACCCGAGTGACTATCTTGGGTCATGTGCAAAGAGGTGGAACTCCTTCAGCTTTTGATAGAATTTTG gCAAGCCGAATGGGTGTGGAAGCTGTACTTGCACTTCTAGAAGCTACTCCAGATACTCCTGCCTGTGTTGTGTCTCTGTCTGGAAACCAAGCTGTCCGTCTGCCTTTGATGGAGTGTGTGCAGATG ACTCAAGAAGTACAGAAAGCCATGGATGAAGGAAGATTTGTTGAGGCTGTGAGGCTTCGTGGGAG GAGCTTTGAAAACAACCTTAACACCTACAAATTACTGTCACAAAAAAAGCCAGATGCCGAGCTTCCAAAG acCAATTTTAATGTGGCAGTCTTAAATGTTGGTGCACCTGCAGCTGGAATGAATGCTGCAGTGAGGGCTGCAGTGAGAGTTGGCATAACTGAAGGCCATAAAATGTTTGCTGTCATTGATGGATTTGAAGGTTTTGCTAGAGGGAAGGTCAGTATAGTATTGTGTATCCCATCCCACTCTACCATTTTGTTCATGTTCTTGGAAGTTGTCTTCTGTGGAACTCTTATGAGAAGTGATTCTTaa